Genomic window (Bacteroidota bacterium):
TATAGACTTCATAAATCGCAGTTCATTTTCTTTTACAAAAGGTTTTTACTATCCATTAATTAACTCACCTTGGATGTTTTTAAAACATCATGACTCTAATAATATTTACTCAGCTATTGTTGACCAAACGGTTCTTACATGGGGTTTGATGAAAGAAGTTGGAGATACATTGTTTTATAAAGATGAGTTTGGTGAGCAAATTGGTTTTATCATTGTTGGAGCACTCGGAAATTCAATTTTTCAGGGCAATATACTTGTTTCAAATAAAGTCATTCAAAAGCATTTCCCAACTATAAGTGGTTCGAAAATCATGTTGGTTGATGGCCCTACAGAAAAGAAAATTGAAATTGAACAAATGTTGAATGAGCAGTTTATTGATCGCGGAATTGAGATCTCCTCAACTTCACAGCGTTTAGCAGAATTTAACTCAGTTACCAACTCCTACTTAACTGTATTTATGATGCTTGGAGGCTTAGGCATTTTGATTGGAACCATTGGGTTGGGAATTGTGCTGCTCAGAAATCTACAGGACAGAAAATATGAATTAGCCTTATTAAAAGCACTAGGTTATCAAAAGAATCAAATCTTCAAATTGATAATAACTGAAAACTTATTGATTCTATTTTTAGGCTTAATAACCGGAATTATTGCTGCGTTTATTGGCATATTGCCTTCACTCCTTTCTCCTTCTTTTACATTGCCATATGGTTTTGTTTTGCTCTTATTAGGATCAATATTATTAGTAGGATTCCTTAGTATTTATTTAACAGCTAAAGGTTCTCTTAAAAGGAATTATTTGGAGCATTTGAGGCGTGAGTAATAGGAATATTCCTACCACTGTCATTCTGAACGCAGTGAAGAATCTGTATTCAGAGAGAGTGCTTATTTGAGGAGAATAGATTCTTCGTTTCACTCAGAATGACAAAAGCTCATGAAATCGCATTTGAAAAGAATTCATTTACTCTCAACCCATTCAATAATCTCATCACACATTGGTCCTTTTCTAGGTGGAATTATATGCTCAAGATAACCTTTCTCATTGATCAGGTATTTTTGGAAATTCCATTCAACTTTATTATCTGAATAACCATTAAGTGACTTAGTAGTCAAATATTTGTAAAGCTCAATTTGATTTTCTCCTTTTACCGATATTTTAGACATCAAAGGAAAAGTAATCTCGTATTTCTTCTCACAAGTTCTTCGAATACTTTTGTTATTATAGGGTTCTCGATTAGCAAAATCATTACATGGAAAAGCAATAATTACTAAGCCACTGTCTTTGTAATTCAAATATAATTTTTGAAAACCACGGTATTGTGGTGTATACATGCATTTTGAGGCAGTATTGACAATCATTACCTTTTTGCCTTTCAAATCAGCAAAGGCAAATGAATCGCCATGGATATCGAGAACTGAAAATTGATAAATTGGTTTTATGTCGGTTTGAGATGAAACAATAAATGAACTTGTCAAGAAGAGCAAAGTAATCAAAAGAATAATACTAAATTTAGGAGATTGCTTCGTCCGCTGTCCTCGCAATGACATCATTGCGAACCTGAGGAAGGAAGGTGCGGCAATCTCTATATTAATTTTAGAATTAATACATTTCCTATTCATCCTTTGCTATAGCAATAATTCCTGATTGTGTTCTGAAGTAAATAATTCCTTTTGTAATTGAAGGAGTTACCAAACATAAATCACGCAAATAATTTTTTGAAATAACTTCAAATGTTTCTCCTGCTTTAATCACATAAACTTTTCCATTATCATTTGGAATATAAATCTTTCCATCTGAAGCCACAGGAGAAGCAGTAAAACTCTCTGCTTTACCCAGTTTTTCTTTATAAATCTCTTGACCTGTTTTTGCATCTAAACATTGGATATTACCATTCCACCTAAAGTTGTAAAGGTAGTCGCCATAAATTAACATGGTTTGCATATAAGCTCCACCACGAGCTATACTCCAAGCAATATAATCATTAGTGGTTTGCTCTTTTTCTAATGTGATGTCTCCAATAGCGCTTGTTTTTACTGCAAGGATAGGAGAACTTTTCCCATGAGCACTGTTAAAATAAATCAAATCATCCTTAATAATTGGAGTAGGAATTTGAATATCTCCTCCACCCGACATATTCCAAATTTCTTTCCCCGTTTCAAAATCATATCCTCCTCTGTGCTTGAAACCGTTAACAGCAATTATAGTCTTCCCATCATTTTCATAAATATTTGGTGTGCACCAGCCAGGATATTCTTTTCTTTTCTTTTTCCAAATCTCTTTTCCCGAAGCTGCGTTATAAGTGGCAATAAATGAATTATCCAACACATCGCATTGAATAATCACTACTCCTTCATGAATAATGGGTGAACTGGCAAATTCCCATTCAGCTGATTCTGCTGCAAAGAAAACAGATTTTAGGGTTCCAAAGTCCTTCGTCCATTTAAGATTTCCTTCCATATCAAAACAATATAACCCTTCAGAACCGAAGAAAGCGACAATGAAATTCCCATCTGTTGCAATGGTACTATTGGCGTGAGAAGATTTTGAATGACGTTTTTGTTTAGGAATGCCTGTATATGCAGTTTGCTTCCAAATTAATTCTCCAGTATTCTTGTTCAGGCATATGACCTGCCATTCGTGTTCCGATTCATCTTCAATCGATTCAATATTGCCATAAATACCAGCTTTGAATCCTCCTGAATCCTGTTTGCTAATTGCAGTAGTAATTAAAAGCTTATCTCCCCATATCACTGGATTACTCATACCAAGACCCTCAATATCCTTTTTCCATTTGATATTTTTGTTCTGATTTATATCCCAATAATTCGGCAAATTAGCATTATCAATAACTCCACAGGCCTTGTATCCCCTGTAGCTTGGCCATTGATCTTGGATTTGCTGTGCTTGGATAGTGAAGCTTAAAAATAAAATGAATGTGAGAAAAGCGCTGATTCTTTTGTGCATGTATTTGATTTTTGTCGATATAAAAATAGGAAAAGAATTTTGTCTTAAGCTAAAATACTTTTCATCAGCTTCATGAAAGAATCATTAATTTTGA
Coding sequences:
- a CDS encoding glutathione peroxidase — its product is MSLRGQRTKQSPKFSIILLITLLFLTSSFIVSSQTDIKPIYQFSVLDIHGDSFAFADLKGKKVMIVNTASKCMYTPQYRGFQKLYLNYKDSGLVIIAFPCNDFANREPYNNKSIRRTCEKKYEITFPLMSKISVKGENQIELYKYLTTKSLNGYSDNKVEWNFQKYLINEKGYLEHIIPPRKGPMCDEIIEWVESK
- a CDS encoding PQQ-like beta-propeller repeat protein, whose protein sequence is MHKRISAFLTFILFLSFTIQAQQIQDQWPSYRGYKACGVIDNANLPNYWDINQNKNIKWKKDIEGLGMSNPVIWGDKLLITTAISKQDSGGFKAGIYGNIESIEDESEHEWQVICLNKNTGELIWKQTAYTGIPKQKRHSKSSHANSTIATDGNFIVAFFGSEGLYCFDMEGNLKWTKDFGTLKSVFFAAESAEWEFASSPIIHEGVVIIQCDVLDNSFIATYNAASGKEIWKKKRKEYPGWCTPNIYENDGKTIIAVNGFKHRGGYDFETGKEIWNMSGGGDIQIPTPIIKDDLIYFNSAHGKSSPILAVKTSAIGDITLEKEQTTNDYIAWSIARGGAYMQTMLIYGDYLYNFRWNGNIQCLDAKTGQEIYKEKLGKAESFTASPVASDGKIYIPNDNGKVYVIKAGETFEVISKNYLRDLCLVTPSITKGIIYFRTQSGIIAIAKDE